A stretch of Henckelia pumila isolate YLH828 chromosome 4, ASM3356847v2, whole genome shotgun sequence DNA encodes these proteins:
- the LOC140861636 gene encoding protein FAR1-RELATED SEQUENCE 5-like produces the protein MDRDTIVKDNLTSRRLDFDQENNILDTIYDDKEDENINEEVYDKVLNDFHTNISNTRIPQVGMEFESEEAAYNFYNNYARALGFSIRRQACHKDSNGNIMDRTFCCSCQGQRRKDKRDVCVKSHRPETRTGCCAEIKINARETGKLKVVGFIASHSGHNLVSPNKSHILRSQRSINTGQASQISNIDKSGIAPKAGLSYIASQVGGRENIGFILEDYRNYLRSQRTMDIQTGDTGGVLEYLQQMLSDDPNFFYAIQVDSNDLITNIFWADGQMMADYVYFGDVVCFDTTYRKNKEGRPFALFVGVNHHKQTVIFGAALLYDETAETFMWLFDTFAKAMN, from the coding sequence ATGGATAGAGATACTATCGTGAAAGACAATCTTACATCTCGTAGGTTGGACTTTgatcaagaaaataatatattagaCACTATTTATGATGATAAGgaagatgaaaatattaatgAAGAAGTTTATGATAAGGTCCTTAATgattttcataccaatatttcaAATACAAGAATTCCACAAGTTGGTATGGAATTCGAAAGTGAAGAAGCGGCATATAACTTTTACAATAATTATGCAAGGGCCCTCGGTTTTAGCATTAGAAGACAGGCATGTCACAAGGATAGCAATGGGAATATTATGGATAGGACATTTTGTTGCTCATGTCAAGGTCAAAGAAGAAAAGATAAACGAGATGTGTGTGTCAAATCTCATCGCCCTGAAACAAGAACTGGTTGTTGTgcagaaataaaaattaatgctCGTGAGACGGGTAAATTGAAGGTCGTTGGTTTTATTGCTTCTCATAGTGGACATAACTTGGTTAGTCCGAATAAATCACACATATTGAGATCTCAAAGAAGCATTAATACCGGACAAGCATCACAAATATCTAATATCGACAAGTCAGGAATAGCACCAAAAGCAGGTTTGAGTTATATTGCTAGTCAAGTTGGTGGTCGTGAAAATATCGGGTTTATTCTTGAGGATTATAGGAATTATTTGCGTTCACAAAGAACAATGGATATTCAAACAGGAGATACAGGAGGTGTACTTGAATATTTGCAGCAGATGCTATCGGAtgatccaaattttttttatgcgaTTCAAGTTGACAGTAATGATCTTATAACCAATATTTTCTGGGCAGATGGACAAATGATGGCTGACTATGTGTATTTTGGAGATGTGGTTTGTTTTGATACAACATATAGGAAAAATAAAGAAGGAAGACCATTTGCACTATTTGTTGGTGTCAATCATCATAAGCAAACTGTCATTTTTGGTGCAGCATTGTTATATGACGAAACTGCTGAAACTTTCATGTGGCTCTTTGATACATTTGCTAAGGCTATGAATTGA